The Plasmodium relictum strain SGS1 genome assembly, chromosome: 4 region AAGGAATtgatttgaaaaatattgatataaatgatttaaaatgTAAACCAAGTTATGAATACACTATACCCATTTTAATTGTTCTAAAATCTATAGGATCATCTATACCTCAAGCACAATTTAATTTTGCCTATATacaagaaaatgaaataaaagaaaataataatggaaatgataaatataaaattgttCTTTATAGacaaaaaatacaatttGGTAATAGAAGTTTTGAAGTTCAAGAAATATTTGGTATAGAAAAATCTAATGAGGCACAAACTGATCCTgttaacaattttttatcaGGGAGGTATATtacaatataatttaaaaaaaaaaattacattgatatttaaatatagaatGATACAtacaagtatatatatatatatatatatatatattttaatattttaaaagggAATGTGTAATATGCCTTTCTGAAGAAAGAGACACAGCTATTTTACCATGTAGACATATGTGCCTCTGTAACTTGGTAATTtgtattttatctttatataaatttctttagtatcattattataattttcttttcttttttttcatttttttaaagtgcGCCAACATTGTTAGAATGCAAAATACAAAATGTCCTATTTGTAGGCAAggtataatgaaaatatttcgattttttatataaaatatagtataattctattaatgataataataaaataattaaaaaaaataaataaaacaaattacCAATATCCCATTTTGCATatcacttttattattaaattttacagCTGTTAGAGGTTTACTACAAATTTctattgaaaataataaagttactaataatacataaaatgaaaagaagttttattatttagatatatattcagtaagaatataaataactttattttttggaTTTTATctgatttttttaaaggaatatttaatattttcaacaTTCTCCACTTATATAAAGTGTATATTTAAGAACATTATTTTacaatcatttttttttttttttgttatttcttggcattctttttatttgtatttatttatagctaattttttttctctctaatgaattaacttttataaaatttctttataatGTAGATTTTGCATTAtctttaatgaaatatatataccaacatataatttaatacaTAGAATGCTTATTtccccttttttttttatttttgtgaatattttttttggtaaataatttttaaaaacttttacatttaaaaaattttttctaaaaaaacttattctttcttttttaaaagtaaatgtcaataaaatataaaaaaaattttatgaacttcacaaaatatatatcaaaaaGGGATAATATATgagtatattttttgaaattgaattttatatatttctttttttatcttttgttaagacaaattttcaaaaaatactTGAGTCATATGGtaagaatgaaaaaaaaatagaattaaaaaaaatattttttagtaaaatatagatttttttcaatattaatGAGAAAGCAGTTTTCCATTAAAagaccaaaaaaaaaaaaaaaatgcaacaTTAAAgtgtttattttaattaattttcgTTATGTTATTTACAacacatatatttataatatgaataactatatataataaaattatcagAAAAAGTTCGCTTGTTGCTAGCGTAAAACGTTTTAATacattttgtattattaatatatatataagttatttttatacataatattcattttataatttcaagTGTTTATGCACTGTCTTTTAATTTACATGAACTTTTTATATTGAAGTGTTTAAATCGATATCAATaagtattttaatatttatggCTTCTGTAAACATACTTTTCTTATTTGTACTTTTTCTACAATGtttgaattaatttttcatggaatattttctaatttaattttaaattgtatcttttttttttaccgtaaatttttttactatacaaatttttatataatatatattttaataacatTTGCATGCTATTTTTGTTTCCTTAACTTATTTTAAGTATTTCATATAATGGGCCACATAATTAGAAACATtgtagaaaaaattaatacaacattttaattttcttttttatcacAAAAATATCTTACTTTTTATTGCATAGgaacatataaaaatttataaacctttttttatattttaggTTTACTAAATAGTGCATGTcggaatatatatttataaactatataattaaaataaattccGTTACCAAAAAGAAACACTTAtcaattatttcttttatttctaaaaattatagttaaaaagaaaattttttctttattgtattcattttttttacaataatattaaaaaagaaagggagaaaaaaaaaaataaaaaaagaaaaacagaaagcggaaaagaaaaaagagaaaagaaaagcagaaagagaaaaagaaaaagaaaaagaaaaagagaaaaagaaaaggaaaaagaaaaagaaaaagaaaaagaaaaagaaaaggaaaaagaaaaatataatgaaaaagaaagatatatgaaaggaaaataaataaaaaaaaaaaatcaaaatgaataaaaaaaaaataaaaacataaataaaagatatatatgaaaaataaagttaacgtaaaaaaaaaaaaataaatagaaaaacataatattcagaaaaaaaattaaaaaaaaaattcatattttaagttaatgcagaaaaaaataaaataaattaatcatttgctatatttatattataatgtaTTCTAAATATAGCATGTGCTAATTTTTTACAAGTGCTTTATgctttaagaaaaaaaaaaaaaaaatagaattttttagattcacttttttataaaaaatcattttttcttttcttaatcttttatttaaataaaaaaattttaattataaaattaaaatagcTGTTactttttacaaaaaaaaaaaaaaataaattttttaatttaaaaaaaaaaattgcataaaatattaaaaatgtttatttttaatctttttgttttatttttttatttatttgaaacACCACATTATTATTCAAAGAATCTGACAGGAGGATCATATAGTGAAGTATATGCTAAATCATGTACAGATGAAGAAATATGCATCTATCATAAAATAGATTATGATAATAAGCCTGCCATAAATTATACGTATACGCATATATTTGAGTTAATtttgaagaaaaataaatttaataataaaaagcaaGCTATTATAGAATATGAATGTGGAAAACCTAAGTATTTCTTAACATATGATGCACTTTTTAATAGAATTTTAGGATTTAGTCATTCTCTTAATAATTTTGAAGGAGGAGTACCTGTTAAATCATTTGAtgaagaaaaacaaaataatggTAAGTTTAGGCTATTAGGAATATATGGAAGTAATTCTGCCAATTGGATAACTGCAGATTTAGCAGCAATGATAAGTGGTGTTACAACTATAGTAATGCATTCTAAATTTAGTGTTGATGAAATTGTTGAAATTTTGAGTCAATCAAAGTTGGAATGGCTATGTATAGACCTTAATTTAGTTGAAAAGCTATTAGCTCGTAGAGATGACTTACCAGATTTAAAATATCTTATAATATTAGATCATGTGAAATCTTCAAATGAAagtaatgataaaaaagaagaagataATCACGAGGTTGATGAAGTTTGTGAAAATGaacaagaaaaattaaaaaaatttaatgaattaaaagaaatagcTGATATGTCAggaattaaaataataaaatttgaagatttaataaatattgatGTAGAAACTGTTActatacaaaataaaaataaagattttaTTTCTAGTATAGTATACACTTCCGGTACTTCAGGAAAACCCAAAGGAGTTATGttatctaataaaaatttttattatactaTAGTTCCACTATATGATTTTAGCTTGTTTGCACATGGCGTCGTGAAGCATCTTTCTTACTTGCCCCTTTCTCATATTTATGAAAGAATTAATGTATTACTTTGTTTATTAAAGGGATTAGAAGTGCATGTATGGAGTAaagaaattaattattttataaaggATCTAGCAGAAGCAAAATCAAGTTTTTTAACTGGTGTACCTAAAGTTTTTAGCAAATTATATACTAATATTATGACAGAGATAAATAAGTTGCCAAAAGTAAAGCGCTTTTTTGTAGGGcagattttaaaaatacgTAGATACAATAATAATGGGAAATTTAGTAGATTCATTGAATCTATTACTCGTGtttcaaaaaaaatcaaGAAGAGAATCAATCCCAACTTAACATTTATGATAAATGGAGGTGGTAGATTATCTcctaaaatagaaaaagaattacGCATTTTGTTAGATGCAAAAATTTATCAAGGATATGGACTAACTGAAACAACTGGTCCTATATTTTTACAACATAAAAGAGATATGAGTTATAATAGTATAGGTGGTCCTATTTCTAATAAtactttatttaaattagcATCATGGGAAACCTATAAAACTAATGATAAAATACCAAAAGGggaattattaattaaaagtgATCAATTATTTAACGGTTATTTTTTAAGAGAAGATCAAACAAAAAATGCTTTCACAGAAGATGGATTTTATAAAACTGGTGATATAGTtcaaattaatgaaaatggaTCTCTTACATTTTTAGATAGATCAAAGGGATTAGTTAAGTTATCTCAAGGTGAGTATATAGAAACAGAAATGTTAAATAATCTTTATTCTGAAGTtccttttattaatttttgtgTTGTATATGGAGATGAAGATTTAGATGGGCCGATAGCTATTGTTTCGATagataaagatatatttacCAAAAGTTTATTAGAAGATGATATTTTAACTAACCAAGGTATTTctgaaaaagaatttttaacgTTACTAGATGACGACATGATAAACTCAgacatttatttaaattatgtaaGGACAAAAATGCATGaagtttataaaaaaactaaCTTAAATAGATATAATTTAATCAGTACTATTTATTTAACTGTAAAAACTTGGAATACTGATAATTATTTAACTCCTACATTTAAAGTAAAGAGATTCAGTGTATTCAAAGattattcatttttcatTGAAAAGGCTAAAGAATATCACTTTAATTCAAAGGTAGAAACagtcaaaatataaaataaaaatataaaaaaaataaattaaaataagtgaagaaaaatcaaaaagAATTTACAGGAAATTAATAAGATAATGATTGcgtatgtatatatattttaaaagagaTTGTATGTAAATATGCTATTTTAtacaatttatattattttaatagaattaattattattttaattttaattttttattttaatttttatttttattttatttttttttttgttttttatgaGTCTTTATGCCGTAAATAATTAGTATTATATAATGATGCATATATAAtactaaaatatatttagtaatgttttaatatttgctttagtttttaaaaaaaaaaaaattaattttttaaagagaTATTATAACGAGCacctttttaatttttttgtcgAACTTCACATTTAAAATTGTAAGAAAATAAGATTTTAAAACtctattgaaaattttttacagttctatcaaaataattattatatatatttaaataaaaacaaaatttaccaataataatttttaataaaggcaaaagaaatgaaaaagaaaaaagaaaaaagaaaaaagaaaaaagaaaaaaaaaaagaataaccatcaaaataaaaattaaaaaaaaactaaaaaattaaaattaaaatgctAAAGTTGTATACatatgtaatatatatacatatattttattcctttgtttttttttttgatggaAAAGGTAAAACATATAAGGTACCGATGGTGTCTACagctaaaatttttatttcattttttttttttttcttattcttATTTGAGGTATTTTCTGTTAATAAATCTTCTTCTGAGTGATAAAACTGTGCTAAGCATATGTTATATTCTCCTTCCTTATTTATCTATAccaaaattaaaataaaataaaaatttgatatgtcaagtaaatttttttttttttcttttttttttttttttttaaccttaatattttcaaatataatTTCATCCTTCAAAAGCTTAGTTGAAACAGGTTCCATTAAAATTTCACTTGATTCCATTATATTTCTTTCAATAAATTCGGgtctaaaagaaaaaaataaaataaaaaataaaagataactattattaaaaaaaaaattttataataattttaatttattacaaGCAAgtagaatttttatttactactAAAAATTGTAAGCACTCATGTAAATTATAACcctaataaaaaagtaaataatatatatatatatatatataaagtatGTATAAGAtgtgaaaaaataaaatattttctgttaatatattttattatatattttaaaaactaAAACATTTATGTACTTTGACAGTTATGAACTGAGGTATATCCTGGTGTTCatcctaaaaaaaatttttttttattattattaatttccaTTTAATgtcaattatatttatatatatttattattttttttttttatcttgatttatttaattttattaaaaatacagTTATAAATACGGAATATATTCCATTTCGTTCTGGTGCTGCTATTGCACAACGATTAAAGtcctataataaaaaaaaaagaaagacaAATATTACTATACTTATTATAAAccttaatagaaaaaaaagaaaaaaaaaattaacttttCTGCAAGTTGCATTATGcttattaataaaaggttCACATATCCTATTGATTTGACTTCCTGATTGCTCCAATTTCTATATATGccgaaaaataaaaataaataaataaatatatataaatatatataactttaaattattattataaaaatgtttctACATAGCATTGAGTTGGATGATCTGGCTTGTTACTACATGATTCTTTGTCACaatctaaaaaaattaaaaatttcaaattaattttttttttcttaacctgatttttttttaaacttacTTATTGGACAAAATAAATGCCCTTTTGATTCATTCCCATCTAAATAtgacaaaaattttaaaaaaaatgtatataataaagctaaatatatatatatacatattttttttatcattttataCTCGTTTTATTTCTCTTAATTATCTTTTCCTCTTCAAATCTctaaaatgttaaaaaaaaaattattattattatatatatatgctaaTACACTGAACAATTTAAGAtctaatttttctataaaatatatttatatctttttttaatatatttatgtagaTTCACATaattcataatatttattaaattacgTCATATTTAGGCAAATCAGaaacttttattaaatcaCCACctgtgaaaaaaaaaaaaataaacgacattataaattaaatctttttatgttaaaattatattatttact contains the following coding sequences:
- a CDS encoding RING zinc finger protein, putative, yielding MGIIGSSLSNNQNNAFHDSPHPRIISLNPSYNNRSANENLCDLISQGPNINIQKTSVVRNSINLRRKTLKLVNNGNNVYLINFIFDSLYDVEMSIYFCCKEEISETQEASYTPTKYKTIKKIFPKEVNQVYISEPEEGIDLKNIDINDLKCKPSYEYTIPILIVLKSIGSSIPQAQFNFAYIQENEIKENNNGNDKYKIVLYRQKIQFGNRSFEVQEIFGIEKSNEAQTDPVNNFLSGRECVICLSEERDTAILPCRHMCLCNLCANIVRMQNTKCPICRQAVRGLLQISIENNKVTNNT
- a CDS encoding acyl-CoA synthetase, putative; amino-acid sequence: MFIFNLFVLFFYLFETPHYYSKNLTGGSYSEVYAKSCTDEEICIYHKIDYDNKPAINYTYTHIFELILKKNKFNNKKQAIIEYECGKPKYFLTYDALFNRILGFSHSLNNFEGGVPVKSFDEEKQNNGKFRLLGIYGSNSANWITADLAAMISGVTTIVMHSKFSVDEIVEILSQSKLEWLCIDLNLVEKLLARRDDLPDLKYLIILDHVKSSNESNDKKEEDNHEVDEVCENEQEKLKKFNELKEIADMSGIKIIKFEDLINIDVETVTIQNKNKDFISSIVYTSGTSGKPKGVMLSNKNFYYTIVPLYDFSLFAHGVVKHLSYLPLSHIYERINVLLCLLKGLEVHVWSKEINYFIKDLAEAKSSFLTGVPKVFSKLYTNIMTEINKLPKVKRFFVGQILKIRRYNNNGKFSRFIESITRVSKKIKKRINPNLTFMINGGGRLSPKIEKELRILLDAKIYQGYGLTETTGPIFLQHKRDMSYNSIGGPISNNTLFKLASWETYKTNDKIPKGELLIKSDQLFNGYFLREDQTKNAFTEDGFYKTGDIVQINENGSLTFLDRSKGLVKLSQGEYIETEMLNNLYSEVPFINFCVVYGDEDLDGPIAIVSIDKDIFTKSLLEDDILTNQGISEKEFLTLLDDDMINSDIYLNYVRTKMHEVYKKTNLNRYNLISTIYLTVKTWNTDNYLTPTFKVKRFSVFKDYSFFIEKAKEYHFNSKVETVKI